From Cryptosporangium phraense:
GAGACCGCGGGAAACGCTAGCGGTCGTCGAGGCGGATGCTGCGGCCGCTCAGCTGGTCATCCAGCTGCTGGATATCAGCGTCCACCATGATCTGAGCCAACCGCCGCCAGTCGGTACCCGTCTTCCACCCGAGCTGGCGCTCGGCCTTACCCGGGTCACCGATCAACGCATCGACCTCAGCCGGCCGCTCGTACCGCGAATCGTGCTTGACGTACTTCTCCCAGTCCAGCCCCGCGTGACTGAACGCCGCCGACACGAAGTCCCGCACGGTCGCCGGCACACCCGTCGCCAGAACGTAGTCGTCGGGCTCGTCCTGCTGGAGGATGCGCCACATACCCTCGACGAACTCGGGGGCGTAGCCCCAGTCGCGGACCGCGTCGAGGTTGCCGAGGAACAGGTCCTCCTGCAGGCCGGCCGCGATCCGGGCCACGGCCCGGGTGATCTTCCGGGTCACGAACGTCTCGCCGCGCCGCGGGGACTCGTGGTTGAACAGGATGCCGTTCGACGCGTGCAGCCCGTACGACTCGCGGTAGTTCACGGTCATCCAGTACGAGTACATCTTCGCGACGCCGTAGGGGCTGCGCGGGTGGAACGGCGTCGTCTCGCTCTGCGGCGGCGGCGTCGACCCGTAGAGCTCCGACGTCGACGCCTGGTAGTAGCGCGTCTCGATCTTCGCGGCCCGGATGGCCTCGAGGAGACGGACCGTCCCCAGGCCGGTCGTGTCGCCGGTGTACTCCGGGATGTCGAAGCTGACCCGGACGTGGCTCTGCGCGGCCAGGTGGTACACCTCGGTCGGCTGGATGTCGCGGATCGCGTTCACCAGGCCGCTGGCGTCGGTGACGTCGCCGTAGTGCAGGAACAGCCGACGGTGGGTCTCGTGCGGGTCCTGGTAGATCGCGTCCAGCCGCTCGGTGTTGAACATCGACGCCCGGCGGATGATGCCGTGGACCTCGTACCCCTTCGCGAGTAGCAGCTCAGCCAGGTAGGAGCCGTCCTGCCCGGTGATGCCGGTCACGAAAGCCACTCGACGGGGGGTGGGGTCGGTCACTGCACATCCTTTGTCTCGGGCGACGGTCGCCGGTCATCGTACGGGCGTGGGTCCGGCGGTCTCGTCGGCAACCGTCGTCGGAGTGATCGCCTCCGGAGCCTCGGGCTCCGCCGCACCGGTCTCGGCCAGCCGACGCAGGGCCTTCCGGTAGAGGACGATCATCACCACCAGGCCGACCGCGGACCCGAACGCCATGCCCGCGGCTGCGCCGCGGAGGTCGAACCACAGCGTTCCGAGCACCAGGCCCGTGCACTGGGCCACGCAGAACACCGCGTACTGCACGAACAGACTGCGGACGCGTTGCATGCCGCGAAGTGCGGCGGTGAACGGAACCTGGACGAGGTAAATCAGAGCCTGCAGCGCGACCGGGAACGCGATAGTGCCGGCGTCGGCGTACTTGGGCAGGATCGCGTCCAGCAGCGGACCGGCCAGCGGCGACAGCGCGACCGGCACCAGGCCGCAGAGCACGGTCGCGCTCAGGGCCTTGCGGACGAGGCGGCTGACACCGGCCACGTCGCCCGCACCGGCCAGCCGGGACATCCGAGGCACCAGAAGGCTCGACACGGCCATCTGGAGGTTCTGAGCGGGCATCAGCAGCCCGTACTGCGCCGCCCGGAGCATCGCCAGCGCGGCCGGCGCGAGTAGCCCGGTGACCAACGTGTACACGAGCTGCACCTGCGCCTGGCCGAGCAGCGCGGTGGCCGTCATCCAGCCGGACAGGTGCCGGGTCTCGCGGATCCAGCCCCGCAGGTTGCCGCCGAAGATGTTGAAGACGTTGATCCGGGCCCGGATCAGGAACGAGAACGCGCCCGCGACCCCGCCGGCGCCCCAGGCGCAGAGGAACACCGCGCCGTCGCGGAACCCGGCGCCGAGCAGCACGGCCAGCAGCACGGCCTGGACGCCGATGTACGTCAGGTCGGAGATCAGCGCCCGCTCCGGACGTCGCGCCGAGAGGAACGCGTACCGACCGGCGTCGTGCACGAGGACGAACGGTAGGAACGGCGCGAGCCAGATCAACTCGCTCAGGAAGCTCGGCCCGCTGGCCCAGGCGACGACCGCGAGCACCGACGCGATCAGCCCGAACGCGCCGGCGGTCTTCGTCGCGTCGGTGGCCTGGCGGGCCCGCTCGGAGTCGCCGTAGCGGGCCGAGTACGTCAGTAACACGTCACCGACCAGGGCCCGGGCGATGCCGATCGCGAAGTAGCCGACGCCGATCGCGAACAGCACCGCGCCGGCGTGGGCGGGGGTGAGGAACGGCAGGACGAGCAGGCCGGTCGCGGCGTTGGCCCCGGCGCTGACCAGCTGATCAGCGAGCCCGGCGGTGGTGTTCCCGCGGAGCCTCCGCACTACCGACCTCATGGGTGACGTCAGGCCTCGGTGTCGTTAGGGG
This genomic window contains:
- the gmd gene encoding GDP-mannose 4,6-dehydratase, translated to MTDPTPRRVAFVTGITGQDGSYLAELLLAKGYEVHGIIRRASMFNTERLDAIYQDPHETHRRLFLHYGDVTDASGLVNAIRDIQPTEVYHLAAQSHVRVSFDIPEYTGDTTGLGTVRLLEAIRAAKIETRYYQASTSELYGSTPPPQSETTPFHPRSPYGVAKMYSYWMTVNYRESYGLHASNGILFNHESPRRGETFVTRKITRAVARIAAGLQEDLFLGNLDAVRDWGYAPEFVEGMWRILQQDEPDDYVLATGVPATVRDFVSAAFSHAGLDWEKYVKHDSRYERPAEVDALIGDPGKAERQLGWKTGTDWRRLAQIMVDADIQQLDDQLSGRSIRLDDR